One Haemorhous mexicanus isolate bHaeMex1 chromosome 9, bHaeMex1.pri, whole genome shotgun sequence DNA segment encodes these proteins:
- the ZBTB41 gene encoding zinc finger and BTB domain-containing protein 41, translating into MKKRRRLAASLNEKVHLGHEKDTSEQILVVDCAQEIVSKSAEIAPADQLESSQELSPSPEQRKLLSSLQYNKNLLKYLNDDRQKHPSFCDLLIIVEGKEFSAHKVVVAVGSSYFHACLSKNPSTDVVTLDHVTHSVFQHLLEFLYTSEFFVYKNEIPLVLEAAKFLDIIDAVKLLNNESVSSVQTDVVTDAPTPVETLSELTGKLLNSHQCTFCGRSFCYKKSLENHLAKAHRPLSLEQKHGLKMVEKASFSTRRSTRSRKCPAKFGISDNESGDASDSNLEKVSSDKETSERSEFEDSESECNVDEDGQEEEMSGEDSESEEQSEKEQNDAEEGSEAVDSMGSIPEGLAPVIVQSSSKKLLQCPKCDKKFDRIGKYESHTRVHTGEKPFECDICHQRYSTKSNLTVHRKKHSSDTDFHKKEHKCPYCNKLHASKKTLAKHVKRFHPENVQEFLSIKKTKSEGWKCDICKKSFTRRPHLEEHMILHSQDKPFKCTYCEEHFKSRFARLKHQEKFHLGPFPCDICGRQFNDTGNLKRHIECTHGGKRKWTCFICGKSVRERTTLKEHLRIHSGEKPHLCSICGQSFRHGSSYRLHLRVHHDDKRYECEECGKTFIRHDHLTKHKKIHSGEKAHQCEECGKCFGRRDHLTVHYKSVHLGEKVWQKYKATFHQCEVCKKVFKGKSSLEMHFRTHSGEKPYKCQICNQSFRIKKTLTKHMVIHSDARPFNCQHCNATFKRKDKLKYHIDHVHGSKAAEEALASSPEEKLVSLPVQYTSDDKVYQTEAKQYVEQSKAYQSEAKTLLQNVSPEVCVPVTLVPVPMADPQAELVQHSAQSHGILPPQPEQPDYQRASELSFLEKYTLTPQPANIVHPVRPEQMLDPRDQSYLGTLLGLDTTPTVQNISNNEHS; encoded by the exons ATGAAGAAAAGGAGACGGCTCGCTGCAAGTCTAAATGAAAAGGTTCATCTTGGCCATGAGAAAGATACTTCAGAACAGATTCTTGTAGTGGACTGTGCGCAAGAAATTGTCTCCAAGTCTGCAGAAATAGCTCCTGCAGATCAGCTTGAATCTTCCCAAGAACTTTCACCATCACCAGAGCAAAGAAAGCTCCTAAGCTCATTGCAATATAACAAAAATCTACTTAAATACTTAAATGATGATAGGCAGAAACATCCATCATTTTGTGATTTACTCATAATTGTAGAAGGAAAAGAATTTAGTGCTCACAAAGTTGTTGTGGCTGTTGGGAGTAGTTATTTTCATGCCTGTTTGAGCAAAAATCCAAGCACCGACGTTGTCACATTAGATCATGTAACTCATTCTGTCTTTCAACATTTGCTTGAGTTTCTTTACACTTCTGAGTTTTTTGtgtataaaaatgaaattccaTTAGTGCTGGAAGCAGCAAAATTTTTAGATATCATAGATGCAGTGAAGTTACTAAATAACGAAAGTGTTTCCAGTGTACAGACTGATGTGGTAACTGATGCACCTACCCCAGTAGAAACACTCAGTGAGCTGACAGGTAAACTATTAAATAGTCATCAGTGCACTTTTTGTGGTCGAAGTTTCTGTTACAAGAAGTCCTTAGAGAATCATTTGGCTAAAGCCCACCGCCCCCTTTCCCTGGAACAAAAGCATGGGTTAAAAATGGTTGAGAAGGCCAGCTTTTCCACTAGACGCTCCACGAGAAGCCGGAAATGTCCAGCTAAGTTCGGTATCAGTGACAACGAAAGTGGCGATGCCTCTGACAGCAACTTGGAAAAAGTCAGTTCTGACAAGGAGACATCTGAGAGAAGTGAATTTGAAGACAGTGAAAGTGAGTGCAATGTGGATGAAGATGGGCAGGAAGAGGAAATGTCAGGTGAAGATTCGGAATCTGAAGAACAAAGCGAAAAGGAACAGAATGATGCTGAAGAGGGTTCTGAGGCAGTTGACTCAATGGGGAGTATTCCTGAAGGCTTAGCTCCAGTCATCGTTCAAAGCAGTAGCAAAAAGCTACTGCAGTGTCCCAAGTGTGACAAAAAGTTTGATCGAATAG GTAAATATGAGAGCCACACCCGTGTCCACACAGGTGAGAAGCCTTTTGAATGTGATATCTGTCACCAGCGCTACTCCACCAAGTCCAACCTGACAGTGCACAGAAAGAAACACTCCAGTGACACTGACTTCCATAAGAAGGAGCACAAATGTCCCTACTGCAATAAGCTCCATGCAAGCAAGAAAACCTTAGCGAAGCACGTGAAGAG GTTTCATCCAGAGAATGTACAAGAATTTCTTTCTATCAAGAAGACAAAGAGTGAAGGTTGGAAATGTGAT ATTTGTAAGAAATCTTTCACTCGAAGACCTCACTTAGAAGAGCATATGATCCTTCACTCTCAGGATAAACCCTTCAAATGTACCTACTGTGAAGAGCATTTTAAATCCCGGTTTGCAAGACTGAAACATCAAGAAAAATTCCATCTCG GGCCTTTTCCTTGTGATATTTGTGGTCGCCAGTTTAATGACACAGGGAATCTGAAACGCCACATAGAATGTACTCAtgggggaaagaggaaatggACATGTTTCATCTGTGGGAAATCCGTCAGGGAACG AACAACTTTGAAAGAACATCTGAGAATTCACAGTGGAGAGAAGCCTCATCTTTGCAGTATTTGTGGGCAGAGTTTTCGTCATGGAAGCTCTTACAG ACTTCATCTAAGAGTGCATCATGATGACAAGAGATATGAATGTGAAGAATGTGGGAAAACCTTTATTCGGCATGACCATCtgacaaaacacaaaaaaatacattcag GTGAAAAAGCACATCAGTGTGAGGAATGTGGAAAATGTTTTGGCCGTCGAGATCACCTCACTGTTCATTATAAAAGTGTTCATCTAGGAGAAAAAGTTTGGCAGAA atatAAAGCAACGTTCCACCAGTGTGAAGTCTGTAAGAAAGTTTTTAAAGGGAAATCCAGTTTGGAAATGCATTTTAGGACACATTcag GTGAGAAGCCCTACAAATGTCAGATCTGTAATCAGTCTTTCAGAATTAAGAAGACATTAACAAAACACATGGTTATTCATTCAGATGCTCGACCCTTTAACTGCCAGCACTGCAATGCAACATTTAAACGAAAAGACAAGCTGAAGTATCATATTGATCACGTTCATGGGTCTAAGGCTGCAGAAGAGGCATTGGCATCTTCTCCAGAGGAAAAGCTGGTCTCCCTACCAGTGCAGTACACCTCTGATGACAAAGTTTACCAAACTGAGGCTAAACAGTATGTGGAACAGTCCAAAGCATATCAGTCGGAAGCCAAAACTTTGCTGCAGAATGTATCCCCAGAAGTGTGTGTGCCTGTGACTCTGGTCCCTGTTCCCATGGCAGacccccaggcagagctggtgcagCACAGTGCTCAGTCCCACGGCATCCTGCCCCCGCAGC